The following coding sequences are from one Sardina pilchardus chromosome 16, fSarPil1.1, whole genome shotgun sequence window:
- the LOC134060116 gene encoding NACHT, LRR and PYD domains-containing protein 12-like yields MGMRRTPVGSWLRSLREMREGLVDRVEGSVDVVVETLVSRGVLTRDDREEVLCERGPRGRVRKVLDILDCKGEEAAGTFLLAVGHLSDAGADEVSGQRGVPPHTAEYSRVMQKHKAVLRRRSESMLSYNTRHGEQVPFSLHYVHLLVVKGHHSLELRRHEVMTFGQRRLALQGTALEKRLVKPAQLFANNANNANNANNASNANNAGSRPPKRVLVSGVAGIGKTVLVQKILYDFGSDVEHAEFDFVLHLTFRDLNLVSKPVSFRDLALRKNSHLSKAVDAILANESKLLIVLDGFDEFKHYRSTADVDAFVTEPDEEGGVTEIISSLIQGELLPEASVLLTSRPMAVSHMPVASINCFAVITGFSTAEIRDFFQRYFQQEALAQQMFEKVAANELMLTLCYIPAFCHIVCSILKDSDGLARESPKTMTDIYTQYLVALLRSHSHGRVDDVSERQRLREIVLKLASLAYEKLMAHETLFYSGDLEALLLLDSAMVSAFLDKTSVQEPGFTEDVFSFTHLTVQEFFAALHCVATAGEMAAAAAAAPDVLFEHNASSCRQEDEITAGHLDLFERFLSGLLSERNQRLLSRSVGLDPSATRAEVYREGLLKKLQALCESGGPILTQLHCLFEQQDDGLLLDFRPGALRVKVSDVSLSPMDYAVIKHFLQQTTGTMAELDLTGSSVTAAALTDLLPHLNRCRSLWLGENTLDMEAIQVIAQVLQSSDTLAYLGLGWTDIGDEEVLVLADAIRSRQSLREIWMEGNRVSYRGLQSLSALTPSPLQAVVAIWNEVSEEEASLLSGGGGAAALGGPCVTVSFTDDLMWREWCQWVLQRCQGNSTEKLVAVLHKVCRRSSSAQRQDVPWTRGFYGELLELIRSRIAQCHEEEEDVRGRLETFAAIVAS; encoded by the exons ATGGGAATGAGGCGGACGCCCGTGGGGTCCTGGCTGAGGAGCCTGCGGGAGATGCGGGAGGGCCTGGTGGACCGGGTGGAGGGCAGCGTGGACGTCGTCGTGGAGACGCTGGTGTCCAGGGGGGTGTTGACGCGTGACGACCGCGAGGAGGTGCTGTGCGAGAGGGGGCCCCGGGGCCGGGTGCGGAAGGTTCTGGACATTCTGGACTGCAAAGGCGAAGAGGCCGCCGGAACGTTCCTCCTGGCCGTCGGACACCTGAGTGACGCCGGCGCTGATGAGGTGTCGGGGCAGAGGGGGGTTCCGCCCCACACAGCAG AATATTCCAGAGTGATGCAGAAGCACAAGGCCGTGCTGCGTCGGCGGAGCGAGAGCATGCTGTCCTACAACACGCGGCACGGCGAGCAGGTGCCTTTCTCCCTGCACTACGTCCACCTGCTGGTGGTGAAGGGGCACCACAGCCTGGAGCTGAGGAGGCACGAGGTCATGACCTTCGGCCAGCGGCGGCTCGCGCTGCAGGGGACGGCCCTGGAGAAGAGGCTCGTCAAACCGGCGCAGCTCTTCGCTAACAACGCTAACAACGCTAACAACGCTAACAACGCTAGCAACGCTAACAACGCCGGCTCGCGGCCACCCAAGAGGGTCCTGGTGAGCGGTGTGGCCGGCATCGGCAAGACGGTCCTCGTCCAGAAGATCCTGTACGACTTTGGGAGCGACGTGGAGCACGCGGAGTTTGACTTTGTCCTTCACCTGACCTTCCGGGACCTGAACCTCGTTTCGAAGCCGGTGAGCTTCCGGGACCTGGCGCTTCGCAAGAACAGCCACCTTAGCAAGGCTGTGGACGCCATCCTAGCCAACGAGAGCAAACTCCTCATCGTTCTCGACGGCTTTGACGAGTTCAAGCACTACAGGTCTACAGCTGACGTGGACGCATTTGTGACCGAGCCGGACGAGGAAGGAGGGGTCACGGAGATCATCTCCAGCCTCATCCAAGGCGAGCTCCTTCCGGAAGCTTCCGTGCTCCTCACGAGTCGGCCGATGGCTGTCAGCCACATGCCGGTGGCCTCGATTAACTGCTTCGCCGTCATCACGGGATTTTCCACCGCGGAGATCAGAGACTTCTTCCAGCGATACTTCCAACAGGAAGCGCTCGCCCAGCAGATGTTTGAGAAGGTAGCCGCTAACGAGCTAATGCTAACTCTTTGCTACATCCCTGCCTTCTGCCATATCGTGTGCAGTATCCTGAAAGACAGCGACGGTTTGGCCAGGGAGAGCCCCAAAACAATGACGGACATATACACCCAGTATCTGGTGGCCTTGCTGCGGTCACACTCCCACGGGCGCGTGGACGACGTGAGCGAACggcagaggctgagagagatcGTGCTGAAGCTAGCTAGCCTGGCCTACGAGAAGCTCATGGCGCACGAAACGCTGTTCTACAGCGGCGACTTGGAGGccttgctgctgctggactCCGCCATGGTCAGCGCCTTCCTGGACAAGACGTCCGTGCAGGAGCCGGGCTTCACCGAGGACGTCTTCTCCTTCACGCACCTCACCGTCCAGGAGTTCTTCGCGGCGCTCCACTGCGTCGCCACGGCGGGAgagatggcggcggcggcggcggcggcgccggaCGTCCTCTTCGAGCACAACGCCAGCAGCTGCCGCCAGGAGGACGAGATCACGGCAGGACACCTGGACCTGTTCGAACGCTTCCTGTCGGGGCTGCTCTCCGAGAGGAACCAGAGGCTGCTGTCCAGGAGCGTGGGGCTGGACCCGTCGGCGACCCGAGCGGAGGTCTACCGTGAGGGGCTTCTGAAGAAGCTCCAGGCCCTGTGTGAATCCGGAGGGCCCATCCTCACCCAGCTCCACTGCCTCTTCGAGCAGCAGGACGACGGCCTGCTCCTGGACTTCCGTCCCGGCGCGCTGAGAGTCAAGGTGAGCGACGTCAGCCTGTCGCCCATGGACTACGCTGTGATTAAGCACTTCCTGCAGCAGACCACGGGGACCATGGCGGAGTTGGACCTCACCGGGTCCAGCGTCACTGCCGCAGCCCTCACTGACCTGCTGCCTCACCTGAACAGGTGTCGGAGTCTGTG GCTTGGTGAGAACACCCTTGACATGGAAGCAATACAGGTTATCGCTCAAGTGTTACAATCTTCAGATACCTTAGCATATCTTGG CTTAGGTTGGACTGATATTGGTGACGAGGAGGTGTTGGTCCTCGCCGATGCCATCAGGAGCAGGCAGTCCCTGCGGGAGATTTG GATGGAGGGGAACCGGGTCAGCTATCGAGGCCTGCAGTCTCTGAGTGCACTAACACCGTCCCCACTGCAAGCTGTAGT TGCGATCTGGAACGAGGTGAGCGAGGAGGAGGCGTCTCTGCtgagcggcggcggtggcgcggCGGCGCTGGGTGGCCCGTGCGTCACCGTGTCCTTCACCGACGACCTCATGTGGAGGGAGTGGTGCCAGTGGGTCCTGCAGCGTTGCCAGGGCAACAGCACCGAGAAGCTGGTGGCCGTCCTGCACAAGGTGTGCCGGAGGAGCTCGTCAGCGCAGCGGCAGGACGTCCCGTGGACGCGAGGCTTCTACGGGGAACTCCTGGAGCTCATCAGGAGTCGCATCGCCCAATGccacgaggaagaggaggacgtgCGCGGGAGGCTGGAGACGTTTGCGGCTATTGTGGCCAGCTAG